Proteins encoded in a region of the Zea mays cultivar B73 chromosome 4, Zm-B73-REFERENCE-NAM-5.0, whole genome shotgun sequence genome:
- the LOC100285473 gene encoding uncharacterized protein LOC100285473 precursor, whose protein sequence is MEGRRAAVSLVAAVSLLLACSRSPFPVVAADEGEPAVGAPDTNQLCVSKCGTCPTICTASPPTILPMTAPPPPALALLPLSAPPPPYLQLVLPPPPTGDVYDLLPPVTPLTSPPESPCTTPPSSSSSSTEPPPSPPSSSSPPSPPPPKSGGDGGSGSSSHFSSPPSSSNPYYYLYLSGGARARGGASSSACAALVLAAFLPAVALFK, encoded by the coding sequence ATGGAGGGAAGAAGGGCGGCCGTGTCGTTGGTGGCAGCAGTGTCGCTGCTGCTGGCGTGCTCGCGATCCCCATTCCCGGTCGTCGCCGCTGATGAGGGCGAGCCGGCGGTGGGGGCCCCGGACACGAACCAGCTGTGCGTGAGCAAGTGCGGGACGTGCCCGACGATCTGCACGGCGTCGCCGCCGACGATCCTGCCGATgacagcgccgccgccgccggcccttGCGCTGCTGCCGCTGTCCGCGCCCCCGCCGCCGTACCTGCAACtggtgctgccgccgccgccaacGGGGGACGTGTACGACCTGCTGCCTCCGGTGACGCCTCTCACGAGCCCGCCGGAGTCCCCGTGCACGACCCCGCCTTCGTCCTCATCGTCGTCGACGGAGCCTCCGCCGTCGCCACCCTCCTCCTcctcgccgccgtcgccgccgccgccgaagaGCGGCGGCGACGGTGGCAGTGGCTCGTCCTCGCACTTCTCGTCCCCGCCGTCGTCGTCAAACCCGTACTACTACCTGTACCTCTCCGGCGGCGCCAGGGCCCGCGGCGGCGCGTCCAGCAGCGCTTGCGCGGCGCTCGTCCTCGCCGCGTTCCTGCCCGCCGTCGCCCTCTTCAAGTGA
- the LOC107275229 gene encoding uncharacterized protein LOC107275229, with protein MLRSTGDRVVVVGGGIAGALLAKTLQNHADVVLIDPKEYFEIPWANLRAKVDPAAVERTVIAHSDYLTHAKVVTASAVGLDDSVVLTSIGRAVAYDFLVVATGRTCNRPQKRSDRLEMFQRDKDRIDAAESVLIVGGGPIGVELAAEIVMKSPEKRVTIVHGAPRLLKVMGARASAKALEWLRSKNVTVLLDQTVDLASATPDTRTFTTSAGETLEADCHFVCTGRPVASGWLGGTILGEHVDEEGHLRVDDHLRVGGLRNVFAVGDITDVPEAKQGNLAQRQAMVVSRNLRLLVKGAPREEKLHRYKPSPRTSMTVTLGQRDALAELPFMTLIGHIPGAVKPRDLFITRTRRMMGIKSKPYGTMPHVM; from the exons ATGCTGCGGTCCACCGGCGACCGCGTCGTCGTCGTGGGCGGCGGCATCGCCGGCGCCCTCCTCGCCAAGACGCTCCAGAACCACGCCGACGTCGTCCTCATCGACCC GAAGGAGTACTTCGAGATCCCGTGGGCCAACCTGCGCGCCAAGGTGGACCCGGCGGCGGTGGAGCGCACGGTGATCGCGCACTCCGACTACCTGACGCACGCCAAGGTGGTCACCGCCTCCGCCGTCGGCCTGGACGACTCCGTGGTGCTCACCTCCATCGGCCGCGCCGTGGCGTACGACTTCCTCGTGGTCGCGACGGGGCGCACGTGCAACCGGCCGCAGAAGCGGTCGGACCGGCTGGAGATGTTCCAGCGCGACAAGGACCGGATCGACGCGGCGGAGTCGGTGCTGATCGTCGGCGGCGGGCCCATCGGCGTGGAGCTGGCGGCGGAGATCGTGATGAAGAGCCCCGAGAAGCGCGTCACCATCGTCCACGGCGCGCCGCGGCTGCTCAAGGTCATGGGCGCCCGGGCGTCGGCCAAGGCGCTCGAGTGGCTGCGGTCCAAGAACGTCACCGTGCTGCTGGACCAGACGGTGGACCTGGCGTCGGCCACCCCGGACACCCGGACGTTCACCACGTCGGCGGGGGAGACGCTGGAGGCCGACTGCCACTTCGTGTGCACGGGCCGGCCCGTGGCGTCCGGCTGGCTCGGCGGGACGATCCTCGGGGAGCACGTGGACGAGGAGGGCCACCTCCGGGTGGACGACCACCTGCGCGTCGGCGGGCTGCGGAACGTGTTCGCCGTCGGCGACATCACGGACGTGCCGGAGGCCAAGCAGGGCAACCTGGCGCAGCGGCAGGCGATGGTGGTGTCCCGGAACCTCCGCCTGCTGGTCAAGGGTGCCCCCCGGGAGGAGAAGCTGCACCGGTACAAGCCGTCCCCGAGGACGTCCATGACCGTGACGCTCGGCCAGCGCGACGCGCTGGCGGAGCTGCCGTTCATGACGCTCATCGGGCACATCCCCGGTGCCGTCAAGCCACGGGACCTCTTCATCACGAGGACGCGCAGGATGATGGGGATCAAGAGCAAACCCTACGGCACGATGCCGCACGTCATGTGA